A genome region from Hevea brasiliensis isolate MT/VB/25A 57/8 chromosome 7, ASM3005281v1, whole genome shotgun sequence includes the following:
- the LOC110637654 gene encoding RNA-binding motif protein 25 isoform X1: MADPPSSPAATLDPNSNKPESANPTLQPSQPDPTFNSTTPPPPPPPLSQLQSATPHAPNPNPNPSPNTYPVISAPAHAFPSYALPISGASVPPVAQSFFPVPQFSPLPNYQIPSVGVQPPGVSAPSVMASGAPGAVPVPTPMMPYQVPPGQPTNPALRRYAPMTNGYGVMPGAASQGTVPPPGIQRYSLPYPAMVRPMFPPRPPGAIGVLPAASRPLVPGIPGVRPIVSPIVRPAFPSVTPAEKPQTTVYVGKIESTVENDFMLSLLQLCGTVKSWKRAQDPSDGTPKRFGFCEFESAEGVLRALRLLNKFNIDGQELVLNVNQATTEYLERYVEKKAENSKKLKENQAARTDKEDGTTPGGEKNEPSNSSGEDSNNDMEKGNKDNHDLTNFGIVTDEDKEGDREALMKLTSMIEERLKTKPLPPPPPQTPADGSRHTNSELPAKSRDGDSDADIMRQDTAEDKNDDETTSDHKTASEQDRHETNSPDRSRKYDRRSRERDRERDLKREKEREIERYEREAERERIRKEREQRRKIEEAEREFEERLKDWEYREREKEKQRQYEKEKEKERERKRRKEILYEEEGDDDDSRKRWNRSILEEKRRKRLREEEEDMADRLKEEEEIAEAKRRAEEESLQQQQRDALKLLSCHVMNGSEKKILAEEDIIESKDKVAEQDNEGDSDNGVLQNGAVDESTMTSMAESDIRRSGNVHTRKLGFGLVGSGKRATVPSVFHEEDDDDAHKDKKMRPLVPIDYSTEELQVVQPTVSGAQQPSLAAAAEFAKRISNVTPKEEKLDVERERSRRSHDRSSQRDRDRIGEDIKCMRDEKDKILERDRNQEHGLNKAKTPDKQKLLDAKQLIDMIPKTKDELFSYEINWAVYDKHELHERMRPWISKKITEFLGEEETTLVDYIVSSTREHVKASQVLEMLHSILDDEAEMFVLKMWRMLIFEIKKVETGLALRSKT; this comes from the exons ATGGCGGACCCTCCATCTTCTCCTGCTGCTACCTTAGACCCTAATTCTAATAAACCGGAGTCCGCTAACCCGACCCTTCAACCCTCCCAACCCGATCCAACGTTCAACTCCACAACGCCACCGCCACCGCCACCGCCACTGTCACAGCTACAATCTGCAACTCCCCACgcaccaaaccctaaccctaaccctaGTCCGAATACGTATCCTGTTATATCAGCACCGGCACACGCCTTCCCATCCTACGCGCTTCCTATTTCCGGCGCTTCTGTGCCTCCCGTGGCCCAGTCGTTCTTTCCAGTTCCGCAATTCTCTCCGCTGCCGAACTATCAAATCCCTAGTGTTGGAGTGCAGCCTCCTGGTGTGAGTGCACCGTCAGTTATGGCATCTGGTGCGCCAGGAGCGGTTCCGGTGCCTACTCCCATGATGCCGTATCAGGTTCCGCCAGGTCAGCCTACAAATCCGGCTTTGAGACGGTACGCGCCTATGACAAATGGTTATGGTGTCATGCCGGGAGCTGCTTCTCAAGGGACTGTGCCACCTCCTG GAATTCAACGATATTCCTTGCCATACCCAGCTATGGTTCGGCCCATGTTTCCTCCTCGTCCACCTGGAGCAATTGGTGTGCTTCCAGCAGCATCCCGCCCTCTTGTTCCAGGGATTCCTGGTGTTCGTCCAATTGTATCCCCCATTGTTAGACCAGCTTTTCCTTCTGTCACACCAGCAGAGAAACCACAAACTACGGTTTATGTTGGCAAGATAGAATCTACTGTGGAGAATGATTTTATGTTATCCCTTCTTCAG TTATGTGGAACTGTCAAGAGTTGGAAACGTGCTCAAGACCCCAGTGATGGGACTCCTAAACGCTTTGGGTTTTGTGAATTCGAATCTGCTGAAGGAGTTCTCCGTGCATTACGTCTACTGAATAAATTTAATATTGATGGGCAAGAACTGGTG CTAAATGTTAATCAAGCAACAACAGAATATTTGGAGCGGTATGTTGAAAAGAAAGCTGAAAACTCCAAGAAACTCAAAGAAAATCAAGCTGCAAGGACTGACAAGGAGGACGGAACAACCCCAGGTGGTGAAAAGAATGAACCTTCCAATTCCTCTGGGGAGGATTCTAACAATGACATGGAAAAGGGGAACAAAGACAACCATGATCTCACTAACTTTGGGATTGTGACTGACGAAGACAAGGAAGGTGACCGAGAGGCTTTGATGAAACTTACTAGCATGATTGAAGAAAGGTTGAAGACCAAACCTTTGCCCCCACCACCTCCACAAACACCTGCAGATGGTTCCAGGCATACAAACTCAGAACTGCCAGCTAAATCAAGGGATGGGGACTCTGATGCTGATATAATGAGACAAG ACACAGCTGAAGATAAAAATGATGATGAGACAACTAGTGACCACAAAACAGCTAGTGAACAGGATAGACATGAAACAAACTCACCCGATAGGAGTAGAAAGTATGACAGAAGAAGCAGAGAGAGAGACCGAGAACGAGATCTAAAACGGGAAAAGGAACGAGAAATTGAAAGATATGAAAGGGAAGCAGAGCGAGAGAGAATTAGGAAAGAGAGGGAGcagagaaggaagattgaggaGGCAGAGCGTGAGTTTGAGGAGCGGCTGAAAGATTGGGAGTatagggagagagagaaagagaaacagCGGCAGTATGAGAaagagaaggagaaagaaagagaacGCAAAAGGAGGAAGGAGATTCTTTATGAGGAAGAAGGTGATGATGATGATTCAAGAAAAAGGTGGAATAGGAGTATCTTGGAggagaagagaaggaagagactaCGGGAGGAGGAGGAAGACATGGCTGACAGACTCAAAGAAGAGGAGGAAATTGCTGAGGCCAAGAGGAGGGCTGAGGAGGAAAGTTTGCAGCAGCAACAAAGAGATGCATTAAAGCTTTTGTCTTGTCATGTCATGAatggaagtgaaaagaaaattctGGCTGAAGAAGACATCATTGAAAGCAAAGATAAGGTTGCTGAACAGGATAATGAGGGAGATTCTG ATAATGGGGTCTTGCAAAATGGCGCTGTTGATGAGTCAACCATGACATCAATGGCTGAATCAGATATACGGCGAAGTGGTAATGTGCATACAAGAAAGTTGGGTTTTGGTTTAGTTGGGTCTGGAAAACGAGCTACAGTTCCTTCAGTTTTccatgaagaagatgatgatgatgcaCACAAGGACAAAAAAATGAGGCCTCTGGTTCCCATTGATTATTCAACAGAGGAATTGCAGGTAGTTCAACCTACTGTTTCAGGAGCACAACAACCAAGTCTTGCTGCTGCTGCAGAATTTGCAAAACGCATATCTAATGTTACTCCAAAAGAAGAGAAGCTTGatgtggaaagagaaagaagtagaCGTTCTCATGATAGGTCAAGTCAGCGAGACAGAGACAGGATTGGTGAAGATATTAAATgcatgagagatgaaaaagataAGATCCTTGAACGGGACAGGAACCAGGAACATGGGTTGAACAAAGCAAAAACACCAGATAAGCAGAAACTTTTGGATGCAAAGCAGTTGATTGATATGATTCCAAAGACCAAGGATGAGCTATTCTCATACGAGATAAATTGGGCTGTGTATGACAAA CATGAGCTTCATGAGAGAATGAGACCATGGATTTCGAAGAAGATTACTGAGTTTTTGGGAGAGGAAGAAACCACACTGGTAGATTACATTGTATCAAGTACCCGAGAACATGTGAAGGCATCCCAAGTGCTGGAGATGCTTCACTCAATATTGGATGATGAAGCTGAGATGTTTGTGCTCAAGATGTGGAGGATGCTTATCTTTGAAATTAAGAAAGTGGAAACTGGTCTTGCTTTGAGGTCAAAAACATAG
- the LOC110637654 gene encoding RNA-binding motif protein 25 isoform X3, which translates to MNCQQQTMLATECSLACILRFLFFVFAGIQRYSLPYPAMVRPMFPPRPPGAIGVLPAASRPLVPGIPGVRPIVSPIVRPAFPSVTPAEKPQTTVYVGKIESTVENDFMLSLLQLCGTVKSWKRAQDPSDGTPKRFGFCEFESAEGVLRALRLLNKFNIDGQELVLNVNQATTEYLERYVEKKAENSKKLKENQAARTDKEDGTTPGGEKNEPSNSSGEDSNNDMEKGNKDNHDLTNFGIVTDEDKEGDREALMKLTSMIEERLKTKPLPPPPPQTPADGSRHTNSELPAKSRDGDSDADIMRQDTAEDKNDDETTSDHKTASEQDRHETNSPDRSRKYDRRSRERDRERDLKREKEREIERYEREAERERIRKEREQRRKIEEAEREFEERLKDWEYREREKEKQRQYEKEKEKERERKRRKEILYEEEGDDDDSRKRWNRSILEEKRRKRLREEEEDMADRLKEEEEIAEAKRRAEEESLQQQQRDALKLLSCHVMNGSEKKILAEEDIIESKDKVAEQDNEGDSDNGVLQNGAVDESTMTSMAESDIRRSGNVHTRKLGFGLVGSGKRATVPSVFHEEDDDDAHKDKKMRPLVPIDYSTEELQVVQPTVSGAQQPSLAAAAEFAKRISNVTPKEEKLDVERERSRRSHDRSSQRDRDRIGEDIKCMRDEKDKILERDRNQEHGLNKAKTPDKQKLLDAKQLIDMIPKTKDELFSYEINWAVYDKHELHERMRPWISKKITEFLGEEETTLVDYIVSSTREHVKASQVLEMLHSILDDEAEMFVLKMWRMLIFEIKKVETGLALRSKT; encoded by the exons ATGAATTGCCAGCAGCAGACCATGTTAGCAACTGAATGCTCCTTGGCTTGTATTCTAAG atttttgttttttgtttttgcAGGAATTCAACGATATTCCTTGCCATACCCAGCTATGGTTCGGCCCATGTTTCCTCCTCGTCCACCTGGAGCAATTGGTGTGCTTCCAGCAGCATCCCGCCCTCTTGTTCCAGGGATTCCTGGTGTTCGTCCAATTGTATCCCCCATTGTTAGACCAGCTTTTCCTTCTGTCACACCAGCAGAGAAACCACAAACTACGGTTTATGTTGGCAAGATAGAATCTACTGTGGAGAATGATTTTATGTTATCCCTTCTTCAG TTATGTGGAACTGTCAAGAGTTGGAAACGTGCTCAAGACCCCAGTGATGGGACTCCTAAACGCTTTGGGTTTTGTGAATTCGAATCTGCTGAAGGAGTTCTCCGTGCATTACGTCTACTGAATAAATTTAATATTGATGGGCAAGAACTGGTG CTAAATGTTAATCAAGCAACAACAGAATATTTGGAGCGGTATGTTGAAAAGAAAGCTGAAAACTCCAAGAAACTCAAAGAAAATCAAGCTGCAAGGACTGACAAGGAGGACGGAACAACCCCAGGTGGTGAAAAGAATGAACCTTCCAATTCCTCTGGGGAGGATTCTAACAATGACATGGAAAAGGGGAACAAAGACAACCATGATCTCACTAACTTTGGGATTGTGACTGACGAAGACAAGGAAGGTGACCGAGAGGCTTTGATGAAACTTACTAGCATGATTGAAGAAAGGTTGAAGACCAAACCTTTGCCCCCACCACCTCCACAAACACCTGCAGATGGTTCCAGGCATACAAACTCAGAACTGCCAGCTAAATCAAGGGATGGGGACTCTGATGCTGATATAATGAGACAAG ACACAGCTGAAGATAAAAATGATGATGAGACAACTAGTGACCACAAAACAGCTAGTGAACAGGATAGACATGAAACAAACTCACCCGATAGGAGTAGAAAGTATGACAGAAGAAGCAGAGAGAGAGACCGAGAACGAGATCTAAAACGGGAAAAGGAACGAGAAATTGAAAGATATGAAAGGGAAGCAGAGCGAGAGAGAATTAGGAAAGAGAGGGAGcagagaaggaagattgaggaGGCAGAGCGTGAGTTTGAGGAGCGGCTGAAAGATTGGGAGTatagggagagagagaaagagaaacagCGGCAGTATGAGAaagagaaggagaaagaaagagaacGCAAAAGGAGGAAGGAGATTCTTTATGAGGAAGAAGGTGATGATGATGATTCAAGAAAAAGGTGGAATAGGAGTATCTTGGAggagaagagaaggaagagactaCGGGAGGAGGAGGAAGACATGGCTGACAGACTCAAAGAAGAGGAGGAAATTGCTGAGGCCAAGAGGAGGGCTGAGGAGGAAAGTTTGCAGCAGCAACAAAGAGATGCATTAAAGCTTTTGTCTTGTCATGTCATGAatggaagtgaaaagaaaattctGGCTGAAGAAGACATCATTGAAAGCAAAGATAAGGTTGCTGAACAGGATAATGAGGGAGATTCTG ATAATGGGGTCTTGCAAAATGGCGCTGTTGATGAGTCAACCATGACATCAATGGCTGAATCAGATATACGGCGAAGTGGTAATGTGCATACAAGAAAGTTGGGTTTTGGTTTAGTTGGGTCTGGAAAACGAGCTACAGTTCCTTCAGTTTTccatgaagaagatgatgatgatgcaCACAAGGACAAAAAAATGAGGCCTCTGGTTCCCATTGATTATTCAACAGAGGAATTGCAGGTAGTTCAACCTACTGTTTCAGGAGCACAACAACCAAGTCTTGCTGCTGCTGCAGAATTTGCAAAACGCATATCTAATGTTACTCCAAAAGAAGAGAAGCTTGatgtggaaagagaaagaagtagaCGTTCTCATGATAGGTCAAGTCAGCGAGACAGAGACAGGATTGGTGAAGATATTAAATgcatgagagatgaaaaagataAGATCCTTGAACGGGACAGGAACCAGGAACATGGGTTGAACAAAGCAAAAACACCAGATAAGCAGAAACTTTTGGATGCAAAGCAGTTGATTGATATGATTCCAAAGACCAAGGATGAGCTATTCTCATACGAGATAAATTGGGCTGTGTATGACAAA CATGAGCTTCATGAGAGAATGAGACCATGGATTTCGAAGAAGATTACTGAGTTTTTGGGAGAGGAAGAAACCACACTGGTAGATTACATTGTATCAAGTACCCGAGAACATGTGAAGGCATCCCAAGTGCTGGAGATGCTTCACTCAATATTGGATGATGAAGCTGAGATGTTTGTGCTCAAGATGTGGAGGATGCTTATCTTTGAAATTAAGAAAGTGGAAACTGGTCTTGCTTTGAGGTCAAAAACATAG
- the LOC110637654 gene encoding RNA-binding motif protein 25 isoform X4, which produces MLATECSLACILRFLFFVFAGIQRYSLPYPAMVRPMFPPRPPGAIGVLPAASRPLVPGIPGVRPIVSPIVRPAFPSVTPAEKPQTTVYVGKIESTVENDFMLSLLQLCGTVKSWKRAQDPSDGTPKRFGFCEFESAEGVLRALRLLNKFNIDGQELVLNVNQATTEYLERYVEKKAENSKKLKENQAARTDKEDGTTPGGEKNEPSNSSGEDSNNDMEKGNKDNHDLTNFGIVTDEDKEGDREALMKLTSMIEERLKTKPLPPPPPQTPADGSRHTNSELPAKSRDGDSDADIMRQDTAEDKNDDETTSDHKTASEQDRHETNSPDRSRKYDRRSRERDRERDLKREKEREIERYEREAERERIRKEREQRRKIEEAEREFEERLKDWEYREREKEKQRQYEKEKEKERERKRRKEILYEEEGDDDDSRKRWNRSILEEKRRKRLREEEEDMADRLKEEEEIAEAKRRAEEESLQQQQRDALKLLSCHVMNGSEKKILAEEDIIESKDKVAEQDNEGDSDNGVLQNGAVDESTMTSMAESDIRRSGNVHTRKLGFGLVGSGKRATVPSVFHEEDDDDAHKDKKMRPLVPIDYSTEELQVVQPTVSGAQQPSLAAAAEFAKRISNVTPKEEKLDVERERSRRSHDRSSQRDRDRIGEDIKCMRDEKDKILERDRNQEHGLNKAKTPDKQKLLDAKQLIDMIPKTKDELFSYEINWAVYDKHELHERMRPWISKKITEFLGEEETTLVDYIVSSTREHVKASQVLEMLHSILDDEAEMFVLKMWRMLIFEIKKVETGLALRSKT; this is translated from the exons ATGTTAGCAACTGAATGCTCCTTGGCTTGTATTCTAAG atttttgttttttgtttttgcAGGAATTCAACGATATTCCTTGCCATACCCAGCTATGGTTCGGCCCATGTTTCCTCCTCGTCCACCTGGAGCAATTGGTGTGCTTCCAGCAGCATCCCGCCCTCTTGTTCCAGGGATTCCTGGTGTTCGTCCAATTGTATCCCCCATTGTTAGACCAGCTTTTCCTTCTGTCACACCAGCAGAGAAACCACAAACTACGGTTTATGTTGGCAAGATAGAATCTACTGTGGAGAATGATTTTATGTTATCCCTTCTTCAG TTATGTGGAACTGTCAAGAGTTGGAAACGTGCTCAAGACCCCAGTGATGGGACTCCTAAACGCTTTGGGTTTTGTGAATTCGAATCTGCTGAAGGAGTTCTCCGTGCATTACGTCTACTGAATAAATTTAATATTGATGGGCAAGAACTGGTG CTAAATGTTAATCAAGCAACAACAGAATATTTGGAGCGGTATGTTGAAAAGAAAGCTGAAAACTCCAAGAAACTCAAAGAAAATCAAGCTGCAAGGACTGACAAGGAGGACGGAACAACCCCAGGTGGTGAAAAGAATGAACCTTCCAATTCCTCTGGGGAGGATTCTAACAATGACATGGAAAAGGGGAACAAAGACAACCATGATCTCACTAACTTTGGGATTGTGACTGACGAAGACAAGGAAGGTGACCGAGAGGCTTTGATGAAACTTACTAGCATGATTGAAGAAAGGTTGAAGACCAAACCTTTGCCCCCACCACCTCCACAAACACCTGCAGATGGTTCCAGGCATACAAACTCAGAACTGCCAGCTAAATCAAGGGATGGGGACTCTGATGCTGATATAATGAGACAAG ACACAGCTGAAGATAAAAATGATGATGAGACAACTAGTGACCACAAAACAGCTAGTGAACAGGATAGACATGAAACAAACTCACCCGATAGGAGTAGAAAGTATGACAGAAGAAGCAGAGAGAGAGACCGAGAACGAGATCTAAAACGGGAAAAGGAACGAGAAATTGAAAGATATGAAAGGGAAGCAGAGCGAGAGAGAATTAGGAAAGAGAGGGAGcagagaaggaagattgaggaGGCAGAGCGTGAGTTTGAGGAGCGGCTGAAAGATTGGGAGTatagggagagagagaaagagaaacagCGGCAGTATGAGAaagagaaggagaaagaaagagaacGCAAAAGGAGGAAGGAGATTCTTTATGAGGAAGAAGGTGATGATGATGATTCAAGAAAAAGGTGGAATAGGAGTATCTTGGAggagaagagaaggaagagactaCGGGAGGAGGAGGAAGACATGGCTGACAGACTCAAAGAAGAGGAGGAAATTGCTGAGGCCAAGAGGAGGGCTGAGGAGGAAAGTTTGCAGCAGCAACAAAGAGATGCATTAAAGCTTTTGTCTTGTCATGTCATGAatggaagtgaaaagaaaattctGGCTGAAGAAGACATCATTGAAAGCAAAGATAAGGTTGCTGAACAGGATAATGAGGGAGATTCTG ATAATGGGGTCTTGCAAAATGGCGCTGTTGATGAGTCAACCATGACATCAATGGCTGAATCAGATATACGGCGAAGTGGTAATGTGCATACAAGAAAGTTGGGTTTTGGTTTAGTTGGGTCTGGAAAACGAGCTACAGTTCCTTCAGTTTTccatgaagaagatgatgatgatgcaCACAAGGACAAAAAAATGAGGCCTCTGGTTCCCATTGATTATTCAACAGAGGAATTGCAGGTAGTTCAACCTACTGTTTCAGGAGCACAACAACCAAGTCTTGCTGCTGCTGCAGAATTTGCAAAACGCATATCTAATGTTACTCCAAAAGAAGAGAAGCTTGatgtggaaagagaaagaagtagaCGTTCTCATGATAGGTCAAGTCAGCGAGACAGAGACAGGATTGGTGAAGATATTAAATgcatgagagatgaaaaagataAGATCCTTGAACGGGACAGGAACCAGGAACATGGGTTGAACAAAGCAAAAACACCAGATAAGCAGAAACTTTTGGATGCAAAGCAGTTGATTGATATGATTCCAAAGACCAAGGATGAGCTATTCTCATACGAGATAAATTGGGCTGTGTATGACAAA CATGAGCTTCATGAGAGAATGAGACCATGGATTTCGAAGAAGATTACTGAGTTTTTGGGAGAGGAAGAAACCACACTGGTAGATTACATTGTATCAAGTACCCGAGAACATGTGAAGGCATCCCAAGTGCTGGAGATGCTTCACTCAATATTGGATGATGAAGCTGAGATGTTTGTGCTCAAGATGTGGAGGATGCTTATCTTTGAAATTAAGAAAGTGGAAACTGGTCTTGCTTTGAGGTCAAAAACATAG
- the LOC110637654 gene encoding RNA-binding motif protein 25 isoform X2, giving the protein MVRPMFPPRPPGAIGVLPAASRPLVPGIPGVRPIVSPIVRPAFPSVTPAEKPQTTVYVGKIESTVENDFMLSLLQLCGTVKSWKRAQDPSDGTPKRFGFCEFESAEGVLRALRLLNKFNIDGQELVLNVNQATTEYLERYVEKKAENSKKLKENQAARTDKEDGTTPGGEKNEPSNSSGEDSNNDMEKGNKDNHDLTNFGIVTDEDKEGDREALMKLTSMIEERLKTKPLPPPPPQTPADGSRHTNSELPAKSRDGDSDADIMRQDTAEDKNDDETTSDHKTASEQDRHETNSPDRSRKYDRRSRERDRERDLKREKEREIERYEREAERERIRKEREQRRKIEEAEREFEERLKDWEYREREKEKQRQYEKEKEKERERKRRKEILYEEEGDDDDSRKRWNRSILEEKRRKRLREEEEDMADRLKEEEEIAEAKRRAEEESLQQQQRDALKLLSCHVMNGSEKKILAEEDIIESKDKVAEQDNEGDSDNGVLQNGAVDESTMTSMAESDIRRSGNVHTRKLGFGLVGSGKRATVPSVFHEEDDDDAHKDKKMRPLVPIDYSTEELQVVQPTVSGAQQPSLAAAAEFAKRISNVTPKEEKLDVERERSRRSHDRSSQRDRDRIGEDIKCMRDEKDKILERDRNQEHGLNKAKTPDKQKLLDAKQLIDMIPKTKDELFSYEINWAVYDKHELHERMRPWISKKITEFLGEEETTLVDYIVSSTREHVKASQVLEMLHSILDDEAEMFVLKMWRMLIFEIKKVETGLALRSKT; this is encoded by the exons ATGGTTCGGCCCATGTTTCCTCCTCGTCCACCTGGAGCAATTGGTGTGCTTCCAGCAGCATCCCGCCCTCTTGTTCCAGGGATTCCTGGTGTTCGTCCAATTGTATCCCCCATTGTTAGACCAGCTTTTCCTTCTGTCACACCAGCAGAGAAACCACAAACTACGGTTTATGTTGGCAAGATAGAATCTACTGTGGAGAATGATTTTATGTTATCCCTTCTTCAG TTATGTGGAACTGTCAAGAGTTGGAAACGTGCTCAAGACCCCAGTGATGGGACTCCTAAACGCTTTGGGTTTTGTGAATTCGAATCTGCTGAAGGAGTTCTCCGTGCATTACGTCTACTGAATAAATTTAATATTGATGGGCAAGAACTGGTG CTAAATGTTAATCAAGCAACAACAGAATATTTGGAGCGGTATGTTGAAAAGAAAGCTGAAAACTCCAAGAAACTCAAAGAAAATCAAGCTGCAAGGACTGACAAGGAGGACGGAACAACCCCAGGTGGTGAAAAGAATGAACCTTCCAATTCCTCTGGGGAGGATTCTAACAATGACATGGAAAAGGGGAACAAAGACAACCATGATCTCACTAACTTTGGGATTGTGACTGACGAAGACAAGGAAGGTGACCGAGAGGCTTTGATGAAACTTACTAGCATGATTGAAGAAAGGTTGAAGACCAAACCTTTGCCCCCACCACCTCCACAAACACCTGCAGATGGTTCCAGGCATACAAACTCAGAACTGCCAGCTAAATCAAGGGATGGGGACTCTGATGCTGATATAATGAGACAAG ACACAGCTGAAGATAAAAATGATGATGAGACAACTAGTGACCACAAAACAGCTAGTGAACAGGATAGACATGAAACAAACTCACCCGATAGGAGTAGAAAGTATGACAGAAGAAGCAGAGAGAGAGACCGAGAACGAGATCTAAAACGGGAAAAGGAACGAGAAATTGAAAGATATGAAAGGGAAGCAGAGCGAGAGAGAATTAGGAAAGAGAGGGAGcagagaaggaagattgaggaGGCAGAGCGTGAGTTTGAGGAGCGGCTGAAAGATTGGGAGTatagggagagagagaaagagaaacagCGGCAGTATGAGAaagagaaggagaaagaaagagaacGCAAAAGGAGGAAGGAGATTCTTTATGAGGAAGAAGGTGATGATGATGATTCAAGAAAAAGGTGGAATAGGAGTATCTTGGAggagaagagaaggaagagactaCGGGAGGAGGAGGAAGACATGGCTGACAGACTCAAAGAAGAGGAGGAAATTGCTGAGGCCAAGAGGAGGGCTGAGGAGGAAAGTTTGCAGCAGCAACAAAGAGATGCATTAAAGCTTTTGTCTTGTCATGTCATGAatggaagtgaaaagaaaattctGGCTGAAGAAGACATCATTGAAAGCAAAGATAAGGTTGCTGAACAGGATAATGAGGGAGATTCTG ATAATGGGGTCTTGCAAAATGGCGCTGTTGATGAGTCAACCATGACATCAATGGCTGAATCAGATATACGGCGAAGTGGTAATGTGCATACAAGAAAGTTGGGTTTTGGTTTAGTTGGGTCTGGAAAACGAGCTACAGTTCCTTCAGTTTTccatgaagaagatgatgatgatgcaCACAAGGACAAAAAAATGAGGCCTCTGGTTCCCATTGATTATTCAACAGAGGAATTGCAGGTAGTTCAACCTACTGTTTCAGGAGCACAACAACCAAGTCTTGCTGCTGCTGCAGAATTTGCAAAACGCATATCTAATGTTACTCCAAAAGAAGAGAAGCTTGatgtggaaagagaaagaagtagaCGTTCTCATGATAGGTCAAGTCAGCGAGACAGAGACAGGATTGGTGAAGATATTAAATgcatgagagatgaaaaagataAGATCCTTGAACGGGACAGGAACCAGGAACATGGGTTGAACAAAGCAAAAACACCAGATAAGCAGAAACTTTTGGATGCAAAGCAGTTGATTGATATGATTCCAAAGACCAAGGATGAGCTATTCTCATACGAGATAAATTGGGCTGTGTATGACAAA CATGAGCTTCATGAGAGAATGAGACCATGGATTTCGAAGAAGATTACTGAGTTTTTGGGAGAGGAAGAAACCACACTGGTAGATTACATTGTATCAAGTACCCGAGAACATGTGAAGGCATCCCAAGTGCTGGAGATGCTTCACTCAATATTGGATGATGAAGCTGAGATGTTTGTGCTCAAGATGTGGAGGATGCTTATCTTTGAAATTAAGAAAGTGGAAACTGGTCTTGCTTTGAGGTCAAAAACATAG